ATCTTGTTTTTCTTGGCAAGATACCAGCCCATGGCGCACATGACGCCACCCATGATCAGGCCCGGCAGGACGCCAGCCATGAACAGGTCACCGATCGAGACGTTGGCGATGACGCCATAGACAACGAAGGTGATGGAAGGAGGGATAACAATGCCGACGGTGCCTGCGGCTGCGACAATGCCGGTGGCCATTTCGCGTTTGTAGCCCTTCTGCTCCATTTCGTTGACCATGGTCGAGCCGATGGCCGCGGTGGTGGCGGCAGACGAGCCGGAAATGGCGGCGAAGAACATGCCCGCGACCGCAACGGCCTGTGCCAGACCGCCGGTGAAGGAGCCAACCATGGCCTGAGCGACATTGACCAGACGGGAGGTCACGCCACCGGCCGACATGAAGGCACCAGCCAACATGAAGAAAGGCACCGCCATGAAGGAGAAGGAATCAATGCCTGAGAAGAGGTTGTTGACGATCAGGACCTGCGGCAGATCCATATAGACGAACAGCACCAGAGAGACCGACAGGGCCAGCGCATAAGCCACTGGAACACCAATCAGTGCCATGCCGATAAAGGCGAGAATGAGGACGGTTTCCATAAGGGCTTATCCTTCTGCTTGCTCGGAATTGCCGAGCGACTTGAAGATCTTCACCGTATCCTTGACGTGATACATCAGCATCAGAATGCCGGACAGCGGCATGATGGCATAGACATAGCTCATGGACAGGCCAAGACCCGGTGAGGTCTGGAAGGTCATGGTTTCGGTCATTTTCCAGCCCTGCACGATCAACAGCAGGATGAAGACATAGCCACATGCATTGATGAAGAGATTGAGCAGGAAGCCCGGTTTTGTGCCGTTCAGGATGCGGGGCAGCAGTTCCACGGCCAGATGACCGTCTTCACCCATGATCAGGGCGGATCCAAGGAAGACCACCCAGACAAAGAGGAAGCGTGCCAGCTCTTCGGACCATTCAAAGGAAAAGCCGAAAATGTAACGGGTGATGACCTGCAGGAAGATGATCGCCAGCATGACAATCATGGCGGTCACCGAAATTCCGTAGAGCGTTTTGCGCAGGAACTTGAAAATGATATCCATCGCCTAAGACCTTCTGAGGCACCGTCAGGCCGGATTGTCATGCCCGAACTGTGCCATGTGCCATATTGTTGATGGGACCACGTGCCGTGGCCCGGTTCTGCTCGCCCCGCATGGAGTGGGGGCATGAGCCTGTCTGTCTGCCATCTGGTCCGGATCCGTGCGGGATCCCCTTCAGACGGTCAACGTCTCCGGTCGCTGTTGCGGGTTTTGGGGTGCGGCGATGCACCGGCGCATCTGGGAGACGTATGGGAGATTTGCTTTACGCCCCGGTGAGGGATCGGGTGGGGTTCGGGGCGTAAAGCGCTATTGGGATTAATAAGATGGAGGTCTTATTTGGCGCGCAAAGCGTTGATCTTGTCGATATTTTCCTGACCGACGGTTTTTGCGAACATGGAGATCACAGGGGCAGTTGCTTCAGCAAATTTGGAACGATCAACTTCGATCACTTCCATTTTGCCAGTTGCCTTGATCTGGTCCCAATATTTGTTGTCCTGATCTTCGGAAATCGCGCGCTGCCAAGCGATGGATTCTTTTGCAGCTTCTTCGATGATCTTCTTCTGTTCATCATTCAGCTTGCCCCAAGAGATCATGGAGATGACCATTGGCTCTGGCGAATAGGCGTGCGCGGTTTTGGAAGCGTATTTCTGAACTTCGAAGAAACGCTTGGTGAAGATGTGAGCGGATGGGTTTTCCTGACCGTCAACGGTGCCCTGCTGCATGGCAGAGTAGAGTTCGCTGAAAGCCATCGGGGTTGGGGAGGCGCCAAGAGACTTCATCATTTCAACGAAGATCTTGTTGGTCATGACACGGATTTTCAGGTCAGCCAGATCGGCAGGGGTTTCGATCGGACGGGTGTTGTTGGTCATGTGGCGGATGCCGTTTTCCATGTAGCCCAACAGCTTGATGCCACGACCTTCAAGGGTTTTGCCCAGTTCCATGCCGACGCTATCGAGAGACTTGTAAGCGTGCTGACGGTCTTCGAACAGGAATGGCAAATCGAAAATGGAGATCTGTGGCTGGAACTGACCCAGAACGGCGGTACCGACCAGTGCCATGTCAACAGCACCGAAGACCATGCCTTCGATCAGGTCTTTCTGACCACCAAGCTGGGAGCTCGGGAAGACTTTGATTTCGATTTTGCCGTCGCTTTTTTCTTTGACCAGCTCAGCAAATTTGTCAGCGCCCTGCCCATATGGGTGGGACGGAACAGCAATGTGGCCGAGTTTGAGAGTGACATCAGCAGCCCATGCAGGCACTGCCATTGCAGCTGCCACGAGGCCGGCACCGAGAATACTTGCAAGACGGTTCATAATAACCTCCCTACCTTGCGAATTTCTGGATTGGTCGAGACGGTCTATTGATACAACCACCCATACCAACGAAATGGCTGCAAATCAGTTGGTGATTTGCAGAAGGTCCAAGGGAACGCGGCTGGCGAATGTGACCATCCGCATACTGGGCGTCCCGTGATGGATGCCCTTTTGGGTAGCAAGGCCTATGCCAAGGCTGGTGGACCTCGCCTTTTGGCTAGGAGGGGTTGCGACTGGAAGCAATCTAATCTGGCTGCTAACGAGCTGAAATCTTTTGTCTTTTCAACTCAATTGCCGCCGAATGCCGTTCTTGGATGAGACAAGCTGACGCGGAGTTATAGGCTTTGGCGCCCCTTGGGGCGGGACTTCTGGCTGGTTGATGGCACGCGCATTGCGCCCGGGCTTGAAATGTTGTGCGGATTTCCAGACAAGGGTGGGGCTTTTGTCTGGATGGCCGCACAAGATTGCCGCTAGAATTGCCGGGCAGAGGGGCGATCAAGCGGTCTGAAGACTGAAAGTTTGGGAACAAGTTTTCTCGTGTTGGGCGATATGCATCAAAGCGCCAGAGAGATGACTTGTCCTAAAGATCCAGATAGGATCTTTGGGAGCCTGTATAAACAGCATCATATGAGCCGGGACCGCGACACAGGACTGCAGCGATCAGGTTGGCAGGCAAGGGAAAGGACGCAGCGGACCAGCGGCTGCGGCACAGTGTGACACATGGACATTTCCATCATCTATGTTGAAGACGACAAGAGCGTTCAATTTGCCTACCAGCAATCGATGAAAATGGCAGGCTTCGCCGTGCAGGCGGTCGACACTGCGGAAGCGGGCCTTGAGCTGGTGAAAAAGAATCGCGAATCCATCGTGGTCTCCGACATCCGGTTGCCGGGCATGTCGGGCATTGAATTGATGCATCAGGTGCTCAAGCTCGATGAGGATATGCCGATTGTGCTGGTCACTGGGCACGGAGATGTAGAGATGGCGGTCAATGCCATCAAGCTTGGGGCCTATGATTTCATCGAAAAACCCTGCAACAGCGAACGCCTGACCGAGGTGCTGAAACGGGCCATCGAGAAAAGACGGCTGGTGCTGGAAAATCAGCAACTGCGGCTGGCGCAAAAGACCCGCAAGGGGCCGACCATGATTGGCCAGAGCAAGGTGATGCAACAGATCCGCGAGACTCTTCTGAACATTTCCGACACCGATGCAGATGTCTTGATTCAGGGCGAGACCGGCACGGGCAAGGAGGTTGTTGCC
This DNA window, taken from Cohaesibacter intestini, encodes the following:
- a CDS encoding DctP family TRAP transporter solute-binding subunit, with amino-acid sequence MNRLASILGAGLVAAAMAVPAWAADVTLKLGHIAVPSHPYGQGADKFAELVKEKSDGKIEIKVFPSSQLGGQKDLIEGMVFGAVDMALVGTAVLGQFQPQISIFDLPFLFEDRQHAYKSLDSVGMELGKTLEGRGIKLLGYMENGIRHMTNNTRPIETPADLADLKIRVMTNKIFVEMMKSLGASPTPMAFSELYSAMQQGTVDGQENPSAHIFTKRFFEVQKYASKTAHAYSPEPMVISMISWGKLNDEQKKIIEEAAKESIAWQRAISEDQDNKYWDQIKATGKMEVIEVDRSKFAEATAPVISMFAKTVGQENIDKINALRAK
- a CDS encoding TRAP transporter small permease — its product is MDIIFKFLRKTLYGISVTAMIVMLAIIFLQVITRYIFGFSFEWSEELARFLFVWVVFLGSALIMGEDGHLAVELLPRILNGTKPGFLLNLFINACGYVFILLLIVQGWKMTETMTFQTSPGLGLSMSYVYAIMPLSGILMLMYHVKDTVKIFKSLGNSEQAEG